The Nitrospirota bacterium genome has a window encoding:
- a CDS encoding DEAD/DEAH box helicase family protein, with translation MITEADTCRKYVLPKLIQSGWDNDPLSFTEQKTFTDGRIVLIGEKVRRRPQKRADYLLRYTRDLLISVVEAKAAYKSAADGLQQAKDYATVLGLKFAYSTNGHGIVEFDFLTGQERTRETFPTPTELWARLRAGEQLNDDTSADRLLTPYNHLSGKSPRYYQEIAINRTVQSILQGKRRILLTMATGTGKTVVAFQICWKLWQARWNRPGEYRRPKILYLADRNILIDDPKDKIFTPFGDARWKIENGEINKGREMYFAIYQAIAKDERRPGLYKEYSRDFFDLIIVDECHRGSAKDESNWREILDYFEPAYQLSMTATPLREDNRDTYAYFGNPIYTYSLRQGIEDGFLAPYRVHRVVSTWDAAGWRPSKDDRDRYGRAIPDDEYHTKGFERVVARRARTQAIALHLTEFLKKTDRYAKTIVFCVDQEHTADMRQALTNLNADLAQQYADYACRVTAEEGDIGRGHLGRFQELETTTPVILTTSQLLTTGVDAPTCKNIVLARVVNSMTEFKQMIGRGTRVRDDYGKLYFNILDYTGSATRLFADPDFDGDPVLITQEEMTETGEPKEYKIVEEQPVMAEKEEEFQISDDREGERRKFYFDGGQVEIVAHIVHELDPDGKQLRVVKFTDYTAEKVRTLYRTASELRAQWADPEQRAEIIQRLADRGIDFDDLAKAGSQPDADPFDLLCHVAFNAPLRTRRERADRLKREKKDFFDQYEPQAKVILAELLEKYAEYGTAQFVIPDVLKVPPISKRGNVMEIAGFFGGPDQLRMGVHQLQTLLYAA, from the coding sequence CCTTTACTGATGGCCGTATTGTGCTCATCGGTGAAAAAGTCCGGCGACGCCCGCAAAAACGCGCAGACTATCTGCTCCGCTACACCAGAGATCTTCTGATCAGCGTAGTGGAAGCGAAGGCCGCCTACAAGTCCGCGGCGGATGGGTTGCAACAGGCGAAAGACTACGCCACGGTCCTTGGCCTTAAATTCGCCTACTCGACAAATGGGCACGGTATCGTCGAATTCGACTTTTTAACGGGTCAAGAACGAACGCGTGAAACGTTTCCCACGCCAACGGAACTCTGGGCAAGGCTTCGAGCTGGCGAGCAACTAAATGACGACACCTCTGCCGATCGTCTACTAACGCCATACAACCATCTTTCCGGCAAGAGCCCACGCTACTACCAGGAGATCGCCATCAATCGAACCGTCCAGTCGATCCTGCAAGGGAAGCGCCGCATTCTCCTGACGATGGCGACTGGCACGGGCAAGACAGTGGTGGCATTTCAGATTTGCTGGAAGCTCTGGCAGGCACGATGGAATCGCCCAGGCGAATACCGACGTCCGAAGATTCTCTATCTGGCCGATCGAAACATCCTGATTGACGATCCGAAAGATAAAATCTTCACACCGTTCGGCGATGCGCGCTGGAAGATCGAGAACGGCGAGATCAACAAAGGCCGCGAGATGTATTTCGCCATCTATCAAGCCATTGCCAAGGACGAACGACGGCCTGGGCTCTACAAAGAATACTCCCGTGACTTCTTCGACCTCATCATTGTCGATGAGTGCCATCGTGGCAGTGCAAAGGACGAGAGCAACTGGCGGGAGATCCTCGACTACTTTGAACCGGCCTATCAGCTCAGCATGACGGCCACGCCGTTACGTGAAGATAATCGGGACACCTACGCGTACTTCGGCAATCCCATCTATACCTATAGTCTTCGGCAAGGAATTGAAGATGGATTTCTCGCACCCTACCGGGTGCATCGCGTGGTGAGTACCTGGGATGCCGCAGGTTGGAGGCCTAGCAAGGACGATCGTGATCGATATGGCCGGGCGATTCCAGACGACGAATATCACACCAAAGGCTTTGAGCGAGTCGTAGCCCGGCGCGCCCGCACGCAGGCGATTGCGCTGCATCTGACGGAGTTTCTGAAAAAGACCGATCGCTACGCCAAGACCATCGTCTTTTGCGTCGATCAAGAGCATACAGCCGACATGCGGCAGGCTTTGACCAATCTTAATGCTGATCTCGCACAGCAGTATGCCGACTATGCCTGTCGAGTCACGGCGGAGGAAGGGGATATTGGGCGCGGGCACCTGGGGCGCTTTCAGGAACTCGAAACCACAACGCCGGTCATTCTCACGACATCGCAGCTGCTCACAACCGGCGTGGATGCGCCCACCTGCAAGAACATCGTGCTCGCGCGGGTGGTGAATTCCATGACTGAGTTCAAGCAGATGATCGGCCGGGGAACGCGAGTCCGTGACGACTACGGGAAGCTCTACTTCAACATTCTTGACTACACGGGCTCGGCCACCAGATTATTTGCCGATCCGGACTTCGACGGCGATCCAGTCCTTATCACGCAAGAAGAAATGACCGAAACGGGTGAACCAAAAGAATACAAGATCGTCGAAGAACAGCCTGTGATGGCGGAAAAGGAAGAGGAATTTCAAATCTCAGATGACAGAGAAGGGGAGCGGCGGAAATTTTACTTCGATGGCGGCCAGGTCGAGATTGTCGCGCACATCGTCCATGAACTCGATCCGGATGGAAAACAGTTGCGCGTGGTCAAGTTCACCGACTACACGGCGGAAAAGGTCCGCACGCTCTATCGGACGGCATCGGAACTCCGAGCCCAATGGGCGGACCCGGAACAGCGTGCCGAGATTATTCAGCGATTGGCTGATCGAGGCATCGACTTTGACGATCTGGCAAAGGCCGGCAGCCAGCCGGACGCCGATCCGTTCGATTTGCTCTGCCATGTCGCCTTCAACGCACCCCTGCGGACTAGACGAGAGCGAGCGGACCGGCTGAAGAGAGAGAAGAAGGACTTTTTTGACCAATATGAGCCGCAGGCGAAAGTGATTCTAGCTGAGCTATTGGAAAAATATGCGGAATACGGCACCGCGCAG